The DNA sequence ATCCTTACGACACCAGCCCCCGCCTCGCAAGGACACCAGCCCCCGCCTCGCAAGCTCGGCGGTCCAAGGTGGCTTCGCGCAACAGCTGGGGGCGCGGCGCTTCATAGCAAAGGCGCGCCAGAGAGGATGCAACGGCGAGGATGCAACGGCAGGGCGGTGGGTTCTGGCGTAGAGGCAGCCGCAGGGCGGGGCAGGAGATTATCGTACCGTTTGGACAAAAACAGCCTTTTTTGCGCCGACGGCGTCAACGGCGGGTTTTTGCTGCTCACGGACTTGAGTCCGCTGCGCGCAAAAATCCGCCGTTTCCTTGTCGGCATCAAAAAAATCTTATTTTCCCCCAATTCTTACGACACCAGCCCCCGCCTCGCAAGCTCGGCGGTCCAAGGTGGCTTCGCGCAACAGCTGGGGGCGCGGCGCTTCATAGCAAAGGCGCGCCAGAGAGGATGCGGCGGCGAGGGCGGCCTTGCAGAACAAAGTCGCCCGTCCGGTTAGACCTCCGCAGGATTTGCCGTCGTCGGATCCTCTGTCGCTGTGGCAATGTCTTCTTCCATCCCGTCCGCCAAAGCCGCAGGAGGGGCGGTTTTGTCTTCGAGCTTGTTGTGTTTGAGGCTCTCGCCCTGGCTGATGAAGTAGACGTGCTCCGCAATATTGATGGAGCGCCGCCAGATGCGCGTGAGGGAGCGGGTGATGAGGATGATGTGCATGGCCAAAGGCGGCTTGAGGCCAGAGGTCGGATCCGAAAGCCGCTCCATAATGCCCTGGATGATGCGCACCTCGCACTGCAGAGCTTCGCCATCGCCGTGGATGCACTGCAGGGCCTCGTCGGCGCGGTTTTCACGAAAAATGCGCACGGCCTGTTCATAGGCCTCGCGGGCGCGCTGAAACATGGGCAGCACCTGCGGGATCACGGCGCAGCCCGGCGTGTCCTGCATAAGCACGGCCTGTTCCGCCACGCTCACGGCTTCGTCGCCGATGCGCTCCAGGTCCACCACCATGCGCAGGGCGCTGACCACAAAGCGCAGATCGCCGGCCACGGGCTGGGTGCGGGCCAGCAGCTGCAGGGCCATTTCATCAATTTCGTTTTCCAGGGCATCGATGGCCGCGTCGTTTTCCATAACTGCCGTGGCCCTGCCAGGGTCGTTGGCGGCCAGGGCTTTGCCCGCTTCTTCCAGCGCGATGCCCACGCTGGCGGCCATGACCAACAGACGGGTGCGCAGAGTGGCGAGCAGTTGCTGCAAGTAGTTGATTTCCTGTTGCATAAGAGAATCCCTCCCTCTAACCGAAGCGGCCGGTAATGTAATCCTCGGTCTGCTTTTTGGCCGGCCGGGTGAACATGCTGTCCGTGGTATTGTGTTCAATGAGTTTGCCCATGTAGAAAAAGGCCGTGTAGTCAGAAACGCGGGCCGCCTGCTGCATATTGTGGGTGACGATGATAATGCACAGGGATTGCCGCAGCTCGCGGATACTTTCTTCTATCTTTTGGGTGGCAATGGGGTCCAGGGCGCTGGCGGGTTCGTCCATAAGCAGCACCTCCGGCTCCACAGCCAGGGCGCGGGCAATGCACAAACGCTGCTGCTGCCCGCCGGAAAGCCCCAGGGCCGGGGCCTGCAGGCGGTCCTTCACTTCGTCAAAGATGGCTGCCCGGCGCAGGGAAAGCTCCACCTTTTCGGCAATGAGGCTTTCGTCGCGCAGGCCGTTGACGCGCAGGCCGTAGGCCACGTTTTCATAAATAGTTTTGGGGAAGGGGTTGGGCTTCTGAAAGACCATACCCACCTTACAGCGCAGGGAAACTACGTCTGTGTCCGGGCGATTCACGTCTTGCCCGTCCAGCAGGATTTCGCCTTCCACGCGCGCGCCGGGCACCAGGTCGTTCATGCGGTTAAGACAGCGCAGAAAGGTGGATTTGCCGCAGCCGGAAGGCCCGATGAGGGCCGTGACCCGGCTGGGGGGGAACTCCAGACTGACCTCGTGCAGGGCTTTGTTCTGCCCGTAAAAAACACTGACCTTGCGCGTCAGCAGTGCTTCCTTCATGAGTGTGCCGCTCCGTGGACGGGTGTGAGGGTAAAGACCAGGGCCGTGCTGCCGTCCGGGGCCGGACTTTCCGCCCGGATATGGCCGCCGTGCCGCTCAATGATGTGCTTGCAGATGGCCAGGCCCAGCCCGGTGCTGGCCTGGCCCCGGTGGCGCTCCACCTGGTAGAAGCGCTCAAAAATCCGTTCTAGATCCGCCTTGGGAATGCCCGGCCCGTCGTCCGTCACGCGAAAGGTGACCGTGTTTTCCGCTTCCTGCGCGCTCACGCGCACAGTGCCGCCTTCAGGCGTAAAGCGGGCCGCGTTTTCCAGCAGGTTGCGGAAGACCTGGGTCAGGTGGGGCTGGCTGGCCATGACCCGGCAGCCCTGGGGCATGTTCACCGCTACCGTGCAGCGTCTAGCCTCCAGGCTCTCGTGACACTGGGCCGTGGCCTGGTTCAGAGCCTCGAGCGGATCAATGGGGCTGAGCTCCAGGCTGCCGCCCTTGCCCTCCAGGCGGGCCAGAGAGAGCAGATCCTCCACCATGCGCGAAAGGCTCAGGCCGTGTTTGAGGATGATCTCGCCGAAGCGGCGGCACTGGGGCGGCAGGTCCAGATTCATGAGGGTTTCCGCATAGCCCTGGATAGCCGTAAGGGGCGTGCGCAGCTCGTGCGACACGTTGGCCACAAAGTCGCGGCGCACGCGCTCCAGGCGCATGAGCTCCGTGATATCATGGAACACGGCCACCGCGCCCACGCCGGTGGGCACGTGCGCGTCCTCCTGGCCGGAAGGGCGGGAAAGGCAGACGGACATGACTTCGCCCGAAGACAGCTCCAGGTGCAGATAACGTTGCCGGCGGGCCCTGGATTCGGCTTCATCGCTTCGCGCTTCCGGCTCGGCCATAAGGGCGTCTACAGCTTCCTGCAGAGCGGGGGAGGGGATGACCTCCACCACAGGCGCGCCCTGAGCCGCGGCGGCCTGGGGAAAGCATCGGGCCAGGGCGCGGTTGCAGCGGCGGATGCGGCCACGCGGCCCCAGTACCAGCACGCCGTCGCTCATGGTTTCCAGCACGCATTCCAGTTGGGCGGTCTGCTCTGCGGCGGCGCGTATGTGTTCCTCAATATTCTCGGCCATGCGGTTGACGGCCTCGGCCAGCGGGGCAAATTCCCGGCCGGGGATGTGCCGGAGTCGACGCTGAAAATGTCCCAGCGAAATGGCCTCCACCACCGCCACCATCTGGTCCAGCGAACGGCGCAGCGCGCCGGAAAGCACGCCCGCCAGGACCAGTGAAAGCAGCAGGGCCGTCAGCCCCAGACGGGTGAAAAAAGAAGCCTGGTGGGCGATGTCCTGGCGCAGGTGGTCCAGGGGCACGGCCACCCGCAGCACGCGCCCGGTGGCCGCGGGCACGGCGGCGTAGGCCATGTCTGTGCCCAGGGTGCCGCTGGGGCGCAGGGCAAAGCCCGGCTCGCCCATAAGGGCGGCGTGGATTTCGGGGCGATCGGCGTGGTTGTCCAGGCGCGTCACCGGCTGTGCGCCGGGGGACGTGTCGGCCAGCACCTGCCCCGTGGCGTCTGTGAGGGTCAGGCGTTCCTGGGGCATGTCCAGGATGCGCGCCAGTTGGGGCAGACTTGCCGGTTCTGGCCCCAGCTGGGCCAGCAGGGCGGCGGCCAGGGTCGTTTCACGCAGCAGGCGCTGCCGCGCGGCCTCCAACTGGCCCTCCTCAAACCACGAACGGCCCGTAAACACGGCTATGCCCGCTACCACCAGGGCCACGGCCAGCATGCCGCCAAAAATGCGCGTTCTGAAAGAAAGCATGTGTTTCACCGGGGTATAAGATTGTTGTGCCCTGCAACCTTCCGTCACAGGGGGAGGGGCCAGCGGCGGGGGGCATGACGCCGTCGGCTCTGCCGCGCTATTCCTTGATCCGGTAGCCCACGCCGCGCACAGTTTCCAGCAGGGGGGCGGCGGGCCCCAGTTTGGCGCGCAAACGGCGTACATGGGTATCCACCGTGCGGGCATAGCCTTCAAAGGAGTAGCCCCAGACCTTGTTGAGCAGTTGCTCGCGGGTGCGCACCGTGCCCGCGTGGCGCAGCAGGTCTTCCAGCAGGCGAAATTCCGTGGCCGTGAGGTTGAGGGGGGTATCCTCCACTTCGGCGGTATGGGCGTCCGTGCGCAGGCGAATGCCGTGACGTTCCAGCGCGGGGCTTTGGGTTTCGCGTCCGCCGCGCCGCAGCACGGCCCGTACCCGCAGCATAAGCTCGCGTACGCTGAAGGGTTTGACCACATAATCGTCTGCGCCCAGGCTCAGGCCCACCACCCGGTCCATCTCTTCGCCGCGGGCCGTGAGCATGAGTATGGGGATGTGAGCCGTTTCCGTCTGCGCGCCCAGCCGCCGGCAGACTTCAAAGCCGTCCAGCCCCGGCAGCATGACGTCCAGCAGGACCAGCGCGGGCGTGTGCCGCCGGGCCATGTCCAGGGCCTGGGGGCCGTCGGCCGCTTCCAGCACGCTGAAGCCTTCGCGCTCCAGATTGAAGCGTAACAGTTCGCGGATGTCGGCCTCATCTTCTACTACAAGTATCTGCTGCATGGCGTCTTCCTTTTTCCCGACCCAGTTCAGCGCGGTTGTGCGCCAGGCGTGTGGTGGCTGTGTGACAATTGCGTGACAGCCGCCGTCAACGGGGCTGACAGAATTTTGCGCGGCGCGGCAGGGTGTTGCGCGGTTTCACGCAGTGTTCTGCGTTCCGTCATCATTCTGTAACAGAGGCGGGCCAAAAGGGAAACGCGGCGGGAAACGGCCCGCCCGGAACGGCATACGCAACCAAAGTGCAACAAAGGAGCATATTCATGTTTATTGGTAAAAAATTGGTTCTGGCCCTGGCCATGCTGAGCTTGAGCGCCCCGGCTTTTGCGGCCGGGCAGGTCGTTATCAACGGTTCCACCACGGTGCTGCCTGTGGTGCAGAAGGCGGGCGAAGCCTTTATGGCCGCGCACCCCGGCGTGGAGCTGAGCATTTCCGGCGGCGGTTCGGGCAACGGCCTCAAGGCCCTGCTGGAAAAACAGTGCGACATCGCCATGAGCTCGCGCGACATTAAGGACAAGGAAGTGGAAGCGGCCAAAAAGAACGGCGTGAACCCGCAGCGCACGGCCATTGCCGTGGACGCCATCGTGCCCGTGGTTAACCCCGCCAATCCCGTGAGCGGCCTGACCGTTGAGCAGCTGCGCGACATCTACACCGGCAAGATCACCAACTGGAAAGACCTGGGCGGCGCTAACGCCAAGATCGTGG is a window from the Desulfovibrio legallii genome containing:
- the phoU gene encoding phosphate signaling complex protein PhoU, with the protein product MQQEINYLQQLLATLRTRLLVMAASVGIALEEAGKALAANDPGRATAVMENDAAIDALENEIDEMALQLLARTQPVAGDLRFVVSALRMVVDLERIGDEAVSVAEQAVLMQDTPGCAVIPQVLPMFQRAREAYEQAVRIFRENRADEALQCIHGDGEALQCEVRIIQGIMERLSDPTSGLKPPLAMHIILITRSLTRIWRRSINIAEHVYFISQGESLKHNKLEDKTAPPAALADGMEEDIATATEDPTTANPAEV
- the pstB gene encoding phosphate ABC transporter ATP-binding protein PstB, with amino-acid sequence MKEALLTRKVSVFYGQNKALHEVSLEFPPSRVTALIGPSGCGKSTFLRCLNRMNDLVPGARVEGEILLDGQDVNRPDTDVVSLRCKVGMVFQKPNPFPKTIYENVAYGLRVNGLRDESLIAEKVELSLRRAAIFDEVKDRLQAPALGLSGGQQQRLCIARALAVEPEVLLMDEPASALDPIATQKIEESIRELRQSLCIIIVTHNMQQAARVSDYTAFFYMGKLIEHNTTDSMFTRPAKKQTEDYITGRFG
- a CDS encoding HAMP domain-containing sensor histidine kinase; translated protein: MLSFRTRIFGGMLAVALVVAGIAVFTGRSWFEEGQLEAARQRLLRETTLAAALLAQLGPEPASLPQLARILDMPQERLTLTDATGQVLADTSPGAQPVTRLDNHADRPEIHAALMGEPGFALRPSGTLGTDMAYAAVPAATGRVLRVAVPLDHLRQDIAHQASFFTRLGLTALLLSLVLAGVLSGALRRSLDQMVAVVEAISLGHFQRRLRHIPGREFAPLAEAVNRMAENIEEHIRAAAEQTAQLECVLETMSDGVLVLGPRGRIRRCNRALARCFPQAAAAQGAPVVEVIPSPALQEAVDALMAEPEARSDEAESRARRQRYLHLELSSGEVMSVCLSRPSGQEDAHVPTGVGAVAVFHDITELMRLERVRRDFVANVSHELRTPLTAIQGYAETLMNLDLPPQCRRFGEIILKHGLSLSRMVEDLLSLARLEGKGGSLELSPIDPLEALNQATAQCHESLEARRCTVAVNMPQGCRVMASQPHLTQVFRNLLENAARFTPEGGTVRVSAQEAENTVTFRVTDDGPGIPKADLERIFERFYQVERHRGQASTGLGLAICKHIIERHGGHIRAESPAPDGSTALVFTLTPVHGAAHS
- a CDS encoding response regulator translates to MQQILVVEDEADIRELLRFNLEREGFSVLEAADGPQALDMARRHTPALVLLDVMLPGLDGFEVCRRLGAQTETAHIPILMLTARGEEMDRVVGLSLGADDYVVKPFSVRELMLRVRAVLRRGGRETQSPALERHGIRLRTDAHTAEVEDTPLNLTATEFRLLEDLLRHAGTVRTREQLLNKVWGYSFEGYARTVDTHVRRLRAKLGPAAPLLETVRGVGYRIKE
- a CDS encoding phosphate ABC transporter substrate-binding protein codes for the protein MFIGKKLVLALAMLSLSAPAFAAGQVVINGSTTVLPVVQKAGEAFMAAHPGVELSISGGGSGNGLKALLEKQCDIAMSSRDIKDKEVEAAKKNGVNPQRTAIAVDAIVPVVNPANPVSGLTVEQLRDIYTGKITNWKDLGGANAKIVVISRDTSSGTFECWEEMVMKKQRVSPAALMQASNGAVVQAVSKNKNAIGYIGLGYVDKSTKGLTVNKVTANAQTALSKQWPIARELFIFTNGAPAGSVKDFVDYLLDPGKGQKNVLEVGYVPLAK